From a region of the Zerene cesonia ecotype Mississippi chromosome 11, Zerene_cesonia_1.1, whole genome shotgun sequence genome:
- the LOC119830114 gene encoding 1-acyl-sn-glycerol-3-phosphate acyltransferase alpha: protein MASFYSYPELFLAGFIFTLPFLYEKSNVFRYYLKFFLYYSYVLITCTVLLPVVLLYPRDVTNLVVASRFCRYASHIVGIEWELRGLENWDNEECYIVISNHQSSLDILGMFEMWPRMKRCTVVAKRPLMFAGAFGFGAWLSGLVFIDRLKTDKARLLMKQATERVIAEKTKLWVFPEGARYNKGCIQPFKKGAFYLAIDAQIPIMPVVFSQYYFLDNETKTFEPGKVVITTLPPIPTKGMTRDDLETLSDMVRQQMIEVFNESSKDLVRQKKIAV from the exons ATGGCTTCCTTCTATTCATATCCTGAATTATTTTTGGCGggttttatatttaccttGCCCTTTCTATACGAAAAAAGCAATGTTTTTCGATATTACTTGaagttttttctatattacagTTACGTTTTAATAACATGTACGGTTTTATTACCAGTTGTGCTGCTTTATCCTCGCGATGTTACGAATCTCGT AGTTGCTTCCAGATTTTGTCGCTATGCTTCGCATATCGTTGGCATAGAATGGGAATTACGAGGACTAGAGAATTGGGATAATGAAGAATGTTACATCGTGATATCAAATCATCAAAGCTCATTAGATATACtag GGATGTTCGAAATGTGGCCCCGTATGAAGCGGTGTACTGTCGTCGCAAAACGACCATTAATGTTTGCTGGTGCGTTCGGTTTTGGAGCTTGGCTATCTGGTTTAGTTTTCATAGACCGCCTCAAAACAGATAAAGCTCGACTTCTAATGAAACAAGCAACAGAAAGAGTCATAGCagaaaag acCAAATTGTGGGTATTTCCTGAGGGAGCAAGATACAATAAAGGTTGTATACAACCTTTTAAAAAAGGTGCTTTTTATTTGGCGATTGATGCCCAAATACCAATTATGCCTGTAGTATTCAGCCagtattattttcttgataATGAAACCAAAACTTTTGAGCCTG gtaaAGTTGTCATTACCACTTTACCACCGATTCCTACCAAAGGAATGACACGTGATGATTTAGAAACTCTATCAGATATGGTACGACAACAAATGATTGAAGTTTTCAATGAGAGTTCCAAGGATCTAGTCAGACAGAAGAAAATTGcagtttaa
- the LOC119830113 gene encoding protein-associating with the carboxyl-terminal domain of ezrin, whose product MGNDASQLKGLEINEKPTECTDFWSHYQANIRDSCRYFGLKSDGSVSVFKGESILGPLWTASTPLEKFCNNILKYRHPFIVRYISAWQQRSTFHLATEYIQPLAHVISSQTPLQKCIGLNNILQALVFLHEQGKVSHNNISTSAIYVSGDGQWKLGGLQYLCNFSEQTPAYLKQSRIHRYDKAVDPNEDTNEPTTKVDQYAFAVLVEDIFKGCKDDEVPYLKEFKKFCRERLQSPDCKQRPSLSEVMQHDFFNHEFISVYKFLSFLPLKCNEEKTDFFSNILQCLKCYDEETVAKQFGGLLLSRLTLLDQTARKDVIPYILKPRNDRTQNGEHCGFFTLGVFKEHLKPRIIQLFSVRDGQIRMLLLAHFSKYVHVFSHDELSQHILPELLLGIKDTDDALVSATLVCLSELVPILGADTVVGGKRSRLFTDGRPNSNAKVLSLVKNGKANLIETHVQAKSLQDFQCSESIYTQNIATSVFEQALPLNERPSPVGSESMDIEIIPVKPTYQAAVESEDDWDDWDNSNHKLRIEDPGNSHIDGTLLEAITLPQTSDKKLSQEFIETESHAEGSLEHSILLQKAALEAKKNIIDISELDIKNKIDQSKKGSDEFDFFADMTPVIEKQKVAPVREESEVGDYSSKLNFVPNNEMDENEGWGDTWND is encoded by the exons ATGGGTAACGACGCATCACAATTGAAAGGGctagaaattaatgaaaaaccAACTGAATGTACGGACTTTTGGTCTCATTATCAAGCAAATATCCGAGACAGCTGTAGATATTTTGGGTTAAAGAGTGATGGATCTGTGTCTGTATTCAAAGGAGAATCTATATTAGGCCCCCTATGGACAGCCTCCACTCCATtagaaaaattttgtaat aatatcttaaaatatcgACATCCATTCATAGTGAGGTATATATCAGCATGGCAGCAGAGGTCTACTTTCCATTTGGCAACTGAGTACATACAACCTTTGGCTCATGTGATATCTTCGCAAACTcctttacaaaaatgtataggacttaataatattttacaggcATTGGTATTTCTTCATGAACAA GGTAAAGTGTCACATAACAACATAAGTACATCTGCAATATATGTATCAGGAGATGGTCAGTGGAAGCTAGGAGGCttgcaatatttatgtaatttctcTGAACAGACCCCAGCTTATTTAAAACAGTCAAGAATACATAG atATGATAAAGCAGTGGATCCTAATGAAGACACAAATGAGCCAACAACTAAAGTGGATCAATATGCATTTGCAGTTCTAGTGGAAGATATATTCAAAGGCTGCAAAGATG ATGAGGTGCCATACTTAAAAGAATTCAAGAAGTTTTGTAGAGAAAGACTTCAAAGCCCAGACTGCAAACAAAGACCCAGCCTTTCAGAAGTGATGCAAcacgatttttttaatcatgaaTTCATatctgtttataaatttttgagttttttacCACTTAAGTGTAATGAGGAAAagacagattttttttctaacattttacaatgtttaaaatgttatgatgaGGAAACTGTTGCAAAGCAATTTGGTGGTTTACTGTTATCGCGGTTAACACTCTTGGATCAAACGGCCAGAAAAGATGTTATTCCATATATTCTTAAGCCTAGAAATG ATAGAACTCAAAATGGAGAACATTGTGGATTTTTCACGTTAGGTGTCTTCAAAGAGCATTTAAAACCAAggattatacaattattttcagtAAGGGATGGACAAATTAGAATGTTGCTGTTAGcacatttttctaaatatgtacatgtatTTTCTCATGATGAGCTATCACAACATATCTTACCAGAG cTCTTACTGGGAATTAAAGATACAGATGATGCTTTGGTGTCTGCTACACTTGTTTGCCTAAGTGAGCTTGTTCCAATATTGGGAGCTGACACAGTTGTGGGTGGAAAACGCTCAAGACTCTTCACTGATGGTAGACCAAATTCAAATGCCAAAGTTTTATCTTTAGTCAAAAATGGCAAAGCAAATTTAATAGAGACACATGTTCAAGCAAAAAGTTTACAAGATTTTCAATGTTCTGAAAGTATTTATACTCAAAATATTGCTACATCTGTGTTTGAGCAAGCATTACCATTGAATGAAAGGCCTTCACCTGTCGGAAGTGAATCAAtggatattgaaataattccaGTGAAACCAACATACCAAGCAGCAGTGGAATCTGAAGATGATTGGGATGACTGGGATAACAGTAATCACAAATTGAGGATTGAAGATCCTGGAAATTCTCATATAGATGGAACATTACTTGAAGCTATAACATTGCCACAAACCTCAGATAAAAAGCTGTCACAAGAATTTATAGAAACAGAATCACATGCTGAAGGTTCTTTAGAACATTccattttgttacaaaaagcTGCATTAGAAGCAAAAAAGAACATCATTGATATATCAGAattagacataaaaaataaaattgatcaaaGCAAAAAAGGATCAGATGAATTTGACTTTTTTGCTGATATGACACCagtaatagaaaaacaaaaagtagcACCAGTAAGGGAAGAAAGTGAAGTGGGTGATTACagcagtaaattaaattttgtacctAATAATGAAATGGATGAAAATGAGGGTTGGGGGGACACATGGAATGATTGa